One Nocardia huaxiensis genomic window, CCACCTCGGCGGAAATGCTTATTCGGAGGCGGAACCCGAAACGGGCATCGAAGTACACAAATACGGCGCGCACCTCTTCCACACCTCCAACAAGCGGGTGTGGGATTACGTGAATCAGTTCACCGAATTCACCGGATACCAGCATCGCGTGTTCGCCATGCACAAGGGCCAGGCATATCAATTCCCTATGGGTCTGGGCCTGATCTCGCAGTTCTTCGGGCGCTACTTCACCCCCGACGAAGCCAAGGCGCTCATTGCCGAGCAGTCCGCCGAGATCGACACCAAGGACGCGGCCAATCTCGAGGAGAAGGCCGTCTCGCTGATCGGCCGCCCGCTCTACGAAGCCTTCGTGCGCGACTACACCGCCAAGCAGTGGCAGACCGACCCGAAGGAACTGCCGTCGGGGATCATCGCCCGCCTGCCGGTCCGCTACAACTTCGACAACCGCTACTTCAACGACACCTACGAGGGTCTGCCGAAGAACGGGTACACCGCCTGGCTGTCCAAGATGGCCGAGCACGAGAACATCGAGGTGCGGCTGAACACCGACTGGTTCGAGGTGCGCGAGGAGATCCGCGCCCAGAACCCGGACGCCCCGGTCGTCTACACCGGCCCGCTGGACCGCTACTTCGACTACTCCGAGGGCGAACTCGGCTGGCGCACCATCGATTTCGAGACCGAGGTGCTGAACACCGGTGACTTCCAGGGCACCTCGGTCATGAACTACAACGATGCGGACGTCCCGTACACCCGCATCATCGAATCGCGCCACTTCCACCCCGAGCGCGACTACTACCCCAAGGACAAGACGGTCATCCAGCGCGAGTTCTCCCGCTTCGCGCAGACCGGCGACGAGCCGTACTACCCGATCAACACCCCCGAGGACCGCGCCCGGGTGCTCGCCTACCGCGAGCGCGCCAAGGCCGAAACCGCCTCCGCCAAGGTGCTTTTCGGTGGCCGCCTGGGCACCTACCAGTACCTGGACATGCACATGGCCATCGGCGCCGC contains:
- the glf gene encoding UDP-galactopyranose mutase, yielding MTVASPFDLIVVGSGFFGLTIAERTANLLGKRVLVVDRRYHLGGNAYSEAEPETGIEVHKYGAHLFHTSNKRVWDYVNQFTEFTGYQHRVFAMHKGQAYQFPMGLGLISQFFGRYFTPDEAKALIAEQSAEIDTKDAANLEEKAVSLIGRPLYEAFVRDYTAKQWQTDPKELPSGIIARLPVRYNFDNRYFNDTYEGLPKNGYTAWLSKMAEHENIEVRLNTDWFEVREEIRAQNPDAPVVYTGPLDRYFDYSEGELGWRTIDFETEVLNTGDFQGTSVMNYNDADVPYTRIIESRHFHPERDYYPKDKTVIQREFSRFAQTGDEPYYPINTPEDRARVLAYRERAKAETASAKVLFGGRLGTYQYLDMHMAIGAALSMFDNVLRPHLESGAELVDNA